A region of Sulfurovum sp. DNA encodes the following proteins:
- a CDS encoding DUF819 family protein: protein MITHAYSYLALLIILAVTIAYIAKKSHHKLFDYLPSIVILYFVVMLLSTLGVWQKSMEITMVYKILKNNLLPAMIFLMLLSADIREIFKLGKKILLTFLLASASIALGFIGMYTLFHYSFKPDAWRSFAALAGSWMGGTGNMIAIQGALDVPDTDMGYALLIDSIDYAIWVMILLALVPFAKRFNHWTGADTYLIDKVGEKLMQKEQARNKVNVSSVLLLLFIGTMVSLLSQYIGNLLPTTDFLTHTTWIVIIATIMGVIGAMTLIGKIGGASEIGMVILYLIVALIASRANFKELIEAPLYIFSGFVIIAIHVVVMVLFAKLFKLDLFSLGVASLANIGGVASAPILASTYSKALIPIGVLMAMMGYILGTFGGLMVGKVLELIASF from the coding sequence ATGATAACACATGCCTACAGCTACCTTGCATTACTTATTATACTGGCTGTCACTATTGCCTATATAGCAAAAAAAAGTCATCACAAACTCTTTGACTATCTACCCTCCATTGTAATTCTCTATTTTGTAGTCATGCTGCTCTCTACTTTGGGAGTGTGGCAAAAAAGTATGGAAATCACAATGGTGTACAAAATACTTAAAAACAACCTACTGCCAGCAATGATCTTTTTAATGCTACTTTCAGCAGATATACGTGAAATATTTAAGCTGGGTAAAAAAATATTGCTTACTTTTCTACTTGCTTCAGCAAGTATTGCTTTGGGTTTTATAGGGATGTATACCCTCTTTCATTATAGCTTTAAACCAGACGCATGGAGATCGTTTGCCGCACTTGCAGGCTCTTGGATGGGTGGTACGGGAAATATGATTGCTATTCAAGGGGCACTTGATGTACCAGATACCGATATGGGGTATGCTCTACTCATAGACTCCATTGATTATGCCATTTGGGTGATGATATTATTAGCATTGGTACCATTTGCTAAACGTTTTAATCACTGGACAGGTGCAGATACATATTTAATTGACAAGGTAGGAGAAAAGTTGATGCAAAAAGAGCAAGCACGCAACAAAGTAAATGTATCATCTGTGCTTTTACTATTATTCATTGGTACCATGGTCTCTCTTCTCTCTCAGTATATTGGCAATCTCCTACCCACAACAGATTTTCTGACCCATACCACATGGATAGTGATTATTGCAACTATCATGGGGGTTATTGGTGCAATGACCTTGATTGGCAAAATAGGTGGTGCCTCAGAAATAGGGATGGTTATACTCTATTTAATCGTTGCACTTATTGCTTCACGTGCCAATTTTAAAGAGCTCATTGAAGCACCACTCTATATATTTTCTGGATTTGTCATCATAGCTATCCATGTAGTTGTCATGGTACTTTTTGCCAAACTCTTCAAGCTCGATCTCTTCTCTCTTGGTGTAGCATCTTTGGCAAATATTGGAGGGGTTGCCTCTGCACCAATACTTGCTTCAACTTACTCCAAAGCACTCATACCCATTGGAGTTCTGATGGCAATGATGGGATATATACTAGGAACTTTTGGTGGATTAATGGTAGGAAAAGTATTGGAATTGATTGCCTCTTTTTAG
- a CDS encoding CoB--CoM heterodisulfide reductase iron-sulfur subunit B family protein, whose translation MSQLHYALFTGCTAKQSTPELLSSTLAVAKKLGIKITILEEASCCGASHLQDFDEFLAHVLNARNICYAEKLGLTMITICNTCQLNSAMTKHALDTDPKLKARVNEKLAEVGLEYKGTSEIKHFLYCLIDEYGLDNIKNRIKVPLSQFNIAPFYGCHNIRPSELHNNANGKENPYNPTSLDKLIEALEGHPVDYAHKNKCCGFHVELQANHTSEVLAGNAMVDAIDNNADLMVTPCPLCHLKMDTYQDDVGHVIGRDVELPVLHMPQMVALALGCTEKEIGLNFHVQKATHLYSKTA comes from the coding sequence ATGAGTCAATTACATTATGCACTATTTACAGGATGTACTGCCAAGCAGTCTACACCAGAGCTACTCTCTTCCACCCTTGCAGTAGCCAAAAAGCTTGGTATTAAAATTACAATCCTTGAAGAAGCAAGTTGTTGTGGTGCAAGCCACCTACAAGATTTTGATGAATTTCTTGCACATGTACTTAATGCGCGTAATATCTGCTATGCAGAGAAACTTGGGCTGACTATGATTACCATCTGCAATACCTGTCAACTCAACTCAGCCATGACTAAACATGCACTTGATACCGATCCTAAACTTAAAGCACGTGTCAACGAAAAACTTGCTGAGGTTGGACTAGAATATAAAGGTACATCCGAAATCAAACACTTCCTTTACTGTCTCATTGATGAGTATGGGCTCGATAATATCAAAAACAGAATCAAAGTGCCACTGAGTCAGTTTAATATTGCACCATTCTATGGTTGTCACAACATCAGACCTTCAGAATTGCACAATAATGCCAATGGTAAAGAAAACCCCTATAATCCAACATCTCTTGATAAGCTCATTGAGGCACTTGAGGGGCATCCAGTCGATTATGCTCATAAGAATAAATGTTGTGGTTTTCACGTAGAGCTTCAGGCAAATCACACCTCAGAAGTACTAGCAGGAAACGCAATGGTTGATGCCATCGATAACAATGCTGATCTTATGGTTACTCCTTGTCCACTCTGTCACCTTAAGATGGATACCTATCAAGATGATGTTGGTCATGTCATTGGTCGTGACGTAGAGCTTCCAGTACTTCATATGCCTCAAATGGTTGCACTAGCACTCGGATGCACAGAGAAAGAGATTGGTCTCAATTTCCACGTTCAAAAAGCAACACATCTTTACTCAAAAACAGCATAA
- a CDS encoding dipeptide epimerase has product MKITSIWTKHLKAPLKTPFVTALRRVEDLEDLVIIIECDNGMVGYGEGAPTPQITGETLGSMQSAVDFIAPHLIGKEIEAFPEILHLLHSIIKHNTTAKSALEIALYDLKAQVAKEPLYRMLGGEKKEFTTDITISMGTIEKMVSDSLDALSLGYDTLKIKIGSSPYKDAERIVAIYEALPAPIKLRLDANQGWTPQESVTLLQTIEHRGIIAEFIEQPVSAEDIEGLKYIKERVQTPILADESVFSLYDAKKLLEMEAVDYINIKLAKTGGISHALGLADLCHDYQTKCMIGCMLEGPISVAAGIHVASAKADIITMLDLDAVALLASHPAKSNIYFNESKITLCNTPGLGVSF; this is encoded by the coding sequence ATGAAAATCACATCTATTTGGACAAAGCATCTCAAGGCACCACTAAAAACCCCTTTTGTCACTGCATTGCGCCGTGTAGAAGATTTGGAAGATTTAGTCATTATTATTGAATGTGACAATGGCATGGTTGGCTATGGCGAAGGGGCACCTACGCCACAGATTACCGGAGAGACTCTCGGTTCTATGCAATCAGCAGTTGATTTTATAGCACCACATCTTATTGGCAAAGAGATTGAAGCCTTTCCAGAAATTTTGCATTTACTGCACAGTATCATTAAACACAACACTACTGCCAAATCAGCACTAGAGATTGCACTCTATGACTTAAAAGCACAAGTTGCAAAAGAACCACTCTATCGTATGCTTGGTGGTGAAAAAAAAGAGTTTACAACTGATATTACTATCAGTATGGGTACGATAGAGAAGATGGTCTCAGATAGTCTTGATGCACTCTCTTTGGGATACGATACACTCAAAATAAAGATAGGAAGCAGTCCATACAAAGATGCTGAACGCATTGTTGCCATTTATGAGGCACTTCCTGCACCAATTAAGCTACGTCTTGATGCCAATCAAGGCTGGACACCACAAGAGAGTGTTACACTCTTGCAAACAATAGAGCATAGAGGCATCATTGCTGAGTTCATCGAACAACCCGTGTCTGCAGAGGATATAGAGGGATTAAAGTATATCAAAGAGAGGGTTCAAACCCCTATACTTGCTGATGAGTCAGTCTTTTCTCTATACGATGCTAAAAAACTACTTGAGATGGAAGCAGTCGACTACATCAATATCAAGCTTGCTAAAACAGGTGGTATTTCACATGCACTTGGGCTGGCTGATTTGTGTCACGATTATCAGACCAAGTGCATGATAGGTTGCATGCTCGAAGGACCCATTTCAGTAGCTGCAGGCATACATGTTGCCTCTGCCAAAGCTGACATCATCACCATGCTTGACCTCGATGCCGTCGCCCTACTCGCATCACATCCTGCCAAAAGCAATATATATTTTAATGAGAGTAAAATAACCCTCTGTAATACGCCAGGACTAGGTGTTTCTTTCTAA
- a CDS encoding succinate dehydrogenase/fumarate reductase iron-sulfur subunit, with amino-acid sequence MKPDSVKVTLKTFRFNAETDYLPYYKHYEMKVGKDELILDLLNRIKWEHDGSFSYRRSCRHGICGACGIKVNGRATLACKQNALELVELFGNELLIEPQSKKRVVKDMIIDKKDFWDKHAKVKPYVATDIDPHPEHETKQSIEEFNKFLDSDLCIQCGNCHYACPVVEVNENYLGPAAFNAAYRFTVDTRDEVGEERLKLTAQMESGVWDCVKCFECAEACPKEINPIEKITKLHNLQFEQGVAERNIATRHAEGFLRGMKKYGYLDEADIVSYSEGYLGMYKHLKTAAKMLRAGKIHWHSGIPFINSVPKIKNLNEVQKLIKISQTNKL; translated from the coding sequence ATGAAACCAGACAGTGTCAAGGTCACACTCAAAACCTTTAGATTTAATGCTGAAACAGACTATCTACCCTACTATAAGCATTATGAGATGAAAGTGGGCAAAGATGAACTGATACTCGATCTGCTCAACCGCATCAAATGGGAGCATGATGGCTCTTTCTCCTACCGCCGTTCTTGTCGTCATGGTATCTGTGGTGCTTGTGGTATCAAGGTTAATGGAAGGGCAACACTTGCATGTAAGCAAAATGCACTTGAATTGGTTGAACTTTTTGGGAATGAGCTACTCATTGAACCTCAGAGCAAGAAGCGTGTAGTTAAAGATATGATTATTGACAAGAAAGATTTTTGGGACAAGCATGCCAAAGTAAAGCCTTACGTTGCAACAGATATTGATCCACATCCAGAGCATGAAACCAAGCAGAGCATTGAAGAGTTCAATAAATTTCTCGATTCTGACCTCTGCATCCAGTGTGGAAACTGCCACTATGCCTGCCCAGTTGTTGAGGTAAATGAAAACTATCTTGGACCTGCCGCATTTAATGCAGCCTACCGTTTCACTGTTGATACACGTGACGAGGTTGGAGAAGAGCGACTAAAACTTACTGCACAAATGGAGTCTGGTGTTTGGGACTGTGTGAAGTGTTTTGAATGTGCAGAAGCATGTCCTAAAGAGATTAACCCTATTGAGAAGATTACTAAACTACATAACCTACAGTTTGAACAAGGAGTTGCAGAGCGCAATATAGCAACTAGGCATGCTGAAGGATTCCTTAGAGGCATGAAGAAATATGGCTATCTTGATGAAGCAGATATTGTCTCTTACTCAGAAGGCTATCTTGGAATGTATAAACACCTTAAAACAGCGGCAAAGATGTTAAGGGCAGGTAAAATTCACTGGCATTCAGGTATTCCATTTATCAACAGTGTACCTAAGATCAAAAATCTTAATGAAGTACAAAAACTAATTAAAATTTCACAAACGAATAAATTGTAA
- a CDS encoding SulP family inorganic anion transporter, which yields MVDIQRYSKQNIKNDILSGALVSVALVPEAIAFSFIAGVSPVVGLYAAFIIGLITSLLGGKPGMVSGATGSVAVVFISLGFWVKQHYPELDAESLSMMILHYILITSIFAGIIQTAIGLLKMGKFIRLVPQPALFGFVNGLAIVIALAQLPFLAPTHIEQYNSWLEIIKASLRENYIMYTIIASTMMTMQYLPKLSKAVPAGLVAIVVITLIVYFNHIDTKTVGDMADLSNVSLPHFVMPNLSILINWESLTVILSTAIIVALVGLIESLLTLSVLDEMGGKRGSGNRECVALGLGNTTAGLFGGMAGCAMIGQSVINFTSGGLGRLSSFTASVLLIILVVSFSGVISIIPIAVLVGIMFMVSIGTFEFSSVKRLKHMPKSDAFVLMTVTIITIFFDLAVAVIAGIIISALVFAWKHAKIYAQIKMEGNKKIYELDGPLFFGSVTSFNEQFDAKSDPEEVVIDFKKARVMDSSGAEAIDALTEKYKKAGKKLTLRHLSEDCKKTLKIAGPFCTYEEDDPTYKVAMNV from the coding sequence TTGGTCGATATTCAACGATATTCCAAACAGAACATTAAAAATGATATCCTTTCCGGTGCGCTAGTCTCCGTGGCACTTGTGCCAGAGGCAATTGCTTTCTCTTTTATTGCAGGAGTCTCACCTGTAGTTGGTCTTTATGCAGCATTTATTATTGGGCTTATTACCTCATTACTTGGTGGCAAACCAGGCATGGTCTCTGGTGCAACAGGTTCAGTTGCTGTAGTTTTTATTTCTCTTGGATTTTGGGTCAAACAACACTACCCAGAACTCGATGCTGAATCACTTTCCATGATGATCCTGCACTACATCCTCATTACCTCTATTTTTGCTGGAATAATTCAAACTGCTATTGGATTATTAAAGATGGGAAAGTTTATCCGTCTGGTGCCGCAACCAGCACTGTTTGGTTTCGTCAATGGTCTTGCTATCGTTATTGCTCTAGCACAGCTGCCTTTCCTTGCCCCTACACATATAGAGCAATACAATTCATGGCTGGAGATCATCAAGGCAAGCTTGAGAGAAAACTACATTATGTACACCATTATCGCCAGTACCATGATGACCATGCAATATCTACCCAAACTAAGCAAAGCTGTACCAGCAGGACTGGTTGCCATTGTGGTCATTACATTGATAGTCTATTTTAACCACATTGACACAAAAACTGTTGGTGACATGGCAGACCTCTCCAATGTCTCACTCCCACACTTTGTCATGCCTAACCTCTCAATACTTATAAACTGGGAGTCTTTAACGGTTATTCTCTCCACTGCTATCATTGTAGCACTTGTTGGGCTCATCGAGTCGCTACTAACCCTATCTGTACTCGACGAAATGGGTGGTAAACGAGGTTCAGGAAATAGAGAATGTGTTGCACTAGGACTTGGCAATACCACAGCAGGACTCTTTGGCGGTATGGCAGGATGTGCTATGATCGGTCAGTCAGTTATCAATTTTACTTCTGGTGGTTTGGGCAGACTCTCTTCCTTTACTGCTTCGGTCTTACTTATTATCCTCGTGGTAAGCTTTTCTGGTGTCATCTCGATTATTCCCATCGCTGTACTGGTTGGAATTATGTTTATGGTAAGCATTGGAACTTTTGAATTCTCTTCGGTAAAACGTTTAAAACATATGCCAAAGTCTGATGCATTTGTTCTCATGACTGTCACTATCATCACTATATTTTTTGATCTTGCCGTAGCCGTCATTGCCGGTATCATTATCTCGGCACTGGTTTTTGCTTGGAAACATGCCAAGATCTATGCCCAAATCAAAATGGAGGGGAATAAGAAAATTTATGAGCTCGATGGTCCACTCTTCTTTGGTTCAGTAACATCATTCAATGAACAGTTTGATGCAAAGAGTGACCCAGAAGAGGTGGTTATTGATTTCAAAAAGGCAAGAGTTATGGACTCTTCAGGTGCTGAAGCAATTGATGCTTTAACAGAAAAATACAAAAAGGCAGGCAAAAAGCTAACCCTTCGCCACCTCTCTGAAGACTGCAAAAAGACACTCAAGATTGCAGGACCTTTCTGTACCTATGAAGAGGATGACCCAACCTATAAGGTGGCAATGAATGTTTAA